The following proteins come from a genomic window of Salvia hispanica cultivar TCC Black 2014 chromosome 4, UniMelb_Shisp_WGS_1.0, whole genome shotgun sequence:
- the LOC125219385 gene encoding uncharacterized protein LOC125219385 yields the protein MAMSGILSKSLARASLAPSNALITHHRHRSTKPARAQLIDLDLDLDSDSPDPDAVSLGVKRLQDAIHSIIVRRAAPDWLPFLPGHSYWVPPRAASKNHHPFLSEDEHMSLLSPNGWPSSTYFIQGTSPQHPIPMLILSDTSSSKDEP from the exons ATGGCTATGTCTGGAATTCTCTCCAAATCCCTCGCCCGCGCTTCTCTCGCTCCCTCAAACGCCCTAATCAcccaccaccgccaccgctCCACCAAACCCGCCCGCGCTCAGCTCATCGACCTCGACCTCGACCTCGACTCCGATTCACCCGACCCCGACGCTGTTTCCCTCGGCGTTAAGAGGCTCCAGGACGCCATCCACAGCATCATCGTCCGCCGCGCCGCCCCCGATTGGCTCCCCTTCCTCCCTGGCCACTCCTATTGGGTCCCCCCACGCGCCGCCTCCAAAAACCACCATCCATTCTTGTCCGAGGATGAGCACATGTCCCTTTTATCGCCCAACGGCTGGCCTTCCTCCACCTATTTTATTCAAG GTACTTCACCACAACATCCAATCCCAATGCTTATACTTTCAGACACTTCTAGCTCCAAGGATGAACCTTGA
- the LOC125185385 gene encoding putative clathrin assembly protein At5g57200: MESFRKAYGALKDSTKVGLASLNSDFKVLDVAIVKATNHVECPPKERHVVKILAAISANRPRADVGYCIHALCRRLSKTRNWIVAIKTLIVVHRTLREGDPAFKEELVRYSQRGKLFQLYNFKDDTSTLAWDCSAWVRTFSLYLEERVECFKTLQYDLEGDRGSKPGPQTSKMNSKTRFLNGEQLLEHLPSLQQLLYRLICCQPEGLACHNYLVQYALALVLKESFRIYCSINDGIINLVDLFFDMPKHDAVRALDIYRRAGKQAAHLADFYGFCRTLDLARTFHFPTLKQPPPTFLATMEDYIKEAPQTSSITDNRLEYGETENESEEGDEEESQVETENQVQDKEEEDVVIEEEEEPFQTEPTPQETEEPIDLLGLSEVNEEALKIEENNAFALAIFEPDANPPSSSNALAEIGSTSGWELAIVEAPSNMTKPQQLAQPQMAGGFDNLLLDSLYEDSAARRTMELHSAGYNTSYAYNQSMQMTPFDHQQQHFDPFAMSNNIPPPTNVQMALMAQQGQQMTMLQQRHQLMPTPEVPGMEPYNPYATPPQQAGGYFNPFSDPFHFPQPPHGENNRSNNNNNTFI, from the exons ATGGAAAGCTTTAGAAAAGCCTATGGAGCACTAAAGGACTCCACCAAAGTTGGTCTAGCCAGTCTCAATAGTGACTTTAAG GTGTTGGATGTTGCAATTGTCAAGGCTACCAACCACGTTGAATGCCCCCCAAAGGAAAGACATGTCGTAA AGATACTTGCAGCAATATCAGCAAACCGCCCACGGGCCGATGTAGGCTATTGCATCCATGCGCTATGCCGAAGATTGTCCAAGACGCGCAACTGGATC GTTGCAATAAAGACTTTGATAGTTGTTCATAGGACTCTTAGAGAAGGGGATCCTGCATTCAAAGAAGAATTAGTACGTTACTCGCAAAGAggaaaattatttcaattatataatttcaaggATGATACAAGTACTTTAG CTTGGGACTGCTCTGCTTGGGTCCGTACATTTTCACTCTATCTAGAGGAAAGAGTCGAGTGCTTTAAGACCCTGCAGTATGATTTGGAGGGCGATAGAGGATCAAAACCCGGTCCTCAAACATCCAAG ATGAACAGTAAGACACGATTTTTGAATGGTGAACAATTGTTAGAACATTTACCTTCGTTGCAACAGCTTCTCTACCGTCTGATCTGTTGCCAG CCTGAAGGATTAGCCTGTCATAACTATCTAGTACAGTATGCTTTGGCCCTG GTCTTGAAAGAGAGCTTCAGAATTTATTGTTCCATCAATGATGGGATCATCAATCTTGTAGATTTG TTTTTTGACATGCCCAAGCATGACGCTGTTCGGGCTCTTGATATATACAGAAGGGCGGGAAAACAG GCAGCACATCTTGCTGATTTTTATGGCTTCTGCAGAACGCTAGATCTTGCTCGAACCTTTCATTTCCCTACGCTGAAACAG CCTCCCCCAACGTTTCTCGCAACTATGGAGGACTATATAAAAGAAGCACCGCAGACGAGTTCTATAACGGATAATAGACTG GAGTATGGGGAGACGGAAAACGAATCAGAAGAAGGTGATGAGGAAGAATCTCAAGTAGAAACTGAAAATCAAGTTCaagataaagaagaagaagatgttgtcatagaagaggaagaggagcCATTTCAGACCGAACCAACGCCACAGGAAACTGAAGAGCCCATTGATCTGCTT GGTTTGAGTGAAGTAAATGAAGAGGCCTTAAAAATAGAGGAAAACAATGCATTTGCCCTTGCAATCTTTGAACCTG ATGCCAATCCACCTTCATCTAGCAATGCCCTAGCTGAAATTGGAAGCACAAGTGGTTGGGAATTGGCTATTGTTGAGGCCCCAAGCAATATgaccaaaccccaacaactCGCACAACCACAAATG GCTGGGGGCTTCGACAACCTACTGCTGGATAGCCTGTACGAAGACTCTGCGGCTCGGAGAACCATGGAGCTGCACAGTGCAGGATACAACACGAGCTACGCATATAACCAGAGCATGCAAATGACTCCATTTGatcatcaacaacaacacTTTGACCCTTTTGCCATGTCAAACAACATCCCGCCTCCGACAAATGTGCAAATGGCTCTCATGGCGCAGCAGGGTCAGCAAATGACGATGCTtcaacaacgacatcaacttATGCCAACGCCGGAGGTGCCGGGCATGGAACCCTATAATCCTTATGCAACTCCTCCTCAACAGGCGGGAGGCTACTTCAATCCTTTTAGTGATCCCTTCCACTTTCCACAGCCGCCACATGGGgaaaataataggagtaataataataataatacattcATCTAA
- the LOC125219383 gene encoding TBC1 domain family member 5 homolog A-like, which produces MSQVSIDTEIVETESCSGGSRPFRNFRGVRWRIDLGILPSYPSASVDDLRRITANSRRRYAALRRQLLVDPHIPKDGSSSPDRVMDNPLSQNPDSMWGRFFKNAELERMLDQDLTRLYPERDSYFQTSVCQGILRRILLLWCLRNPEYGYRQGMHEILAPLLYVLHVDVENLSEVKRTYADHFVDKFDGFSFHENDLTYKFDFKKFSDSEGDNNGFENTSAKASSLCELDPEIQTTVLLNDAYGAEGELGIVLSEKFMEHDAYSMFDSLMSGSGGPIAMAKFYSHPSGKPHTGPPPVIEASSAFYHLLYNVDSSLHAHLVELGVEPQYFALRWLRVLFGREFSLEELLVIWDEIFAHENTVSSPAVACDAESNVALLESPRGAFICAFAVSMILNLRSSLLATENATICLQRLLNFPDDTKLAKLLAKAKSLHATARDANKLNPVPIQSELYDRRKSNVTRGHSLSLDSSSPNTPLTVVPDSYWEEKWRVLHKKEENKLSAGGDQVPNRRKGWSERVRLRLSRTESDPSPSKKNERTKIPKPFVRRSLLDDLARQLGADEDTKEDTVSDADVGIGGSVDVNREDAIDKNYESSSSSAGSEDNSSNFSEPSGPIHRSSDNENEVERSSVASDSSMDENDARICVNGPECSPLPVSSHQDGAPFDENETQTCVDNPECSHVSVSSHHDDGSSNSAGNDEAVGKLATGIKEIKHLSGKFQWLWKFGRNVNEGTSVRTVPEDAKACDNGSDQNNFVDISTADGCNRASETSKGETVDQNLRVSWKNIGQSMIENIQVLESVFQQDRGGQVGGSSENLSKNGLVGKGQVTATAALKELRKISNLLSEM; this is translated from the exons ATGTCACAGGTTTCCATAGATACAGAGATAGTTGAAACGGAGTCGTGTTCTGGAGGTTCGCGCCCCTTTAGAAATTTCAGAGGCGTAAGGTGGCGTATTGATTTGGGGATTTTACCATCTTATCCTTCGGCCTCCGTCGACGATCTTCGCCGGATTACCGCTAATTCTCGGAGAAG GTATGCTGCGTTAAGAAGACAGCTTCTAGTTGATCCACACATACCGAAAGATGGAAGTAGCTCTCCTGATCGTGTCATGGACAATCCACTATCCCAAAACCCAG ATAGCATGTGGGGTCGATTCTTCAAAAATGCTGAACTGGAGAGAATGTTGGATCAAGATTTGACGCGCTTGTATCCTGAAAGAGACAGCTATTTCCAGACAAGTGTATGCCAAGGCATATTAAGGCGGATTTTGCTGCTCTGGTGCCTTAGAAACCCAGAATATGGCTACAGACAAG GCATGCATGAGATCTTGGCTCCCCTGTTATATGTTCTTCATGTTGATGTGGAAAATCTGTCAGAAGTGAAAAGAACATATGCTGACCACTTTGTTGATAAATTTGATGGCTTCTCATTTCATGAAAATGACTTGACATACAAATTTGACTTCAAGAAATTCTCAGACTCCGAGGGAGATAATAATGGATTTGAAAACACTTCTGCAAAAGCTAGTAGTCTCTGTGAACTTGATCCTGAGATTCAAACTACAGTTTTACTAAATGATGCCTATGGAGCAGAAGGTGAACTTGGCATTGTCTTGTCTGAGAAGTTTATGGAACATGATGCCTATTCCATGTTTGATTCTTTAATGAGTGGATCTGGTGGTCCCATAGCAATGGCCAAGTTTTACTCTCATCCTTCTGGAAAGCCACATACCGGACCCCCTCCTGTAATTGAGGCTTCTTCTGCCTTTTATCACTTGCTTTACAATGTTGATTCATCTCTTCATGCTCACCTTGTAGAGTTGGGAGTTGAACCCCAATATTTTGCACTTCGCTGGCTACGGGTATTATTTGGACGTGAATTTTCTTTGGAAGAGCTTCTGGTTATCTGGGATGAAATCTTTGCACATGAAAATACGGTGTCTAGTCCTGCTGTTGCTTGTGATGCTGAATCCAACGTTGCACTTCTCGAGTCACCTAGGGGAGCATTCATATGCGCTTTTGCAGTTTCTATGATACTTAACTTGAGGTCTTCATTGCTTGCCACTGAGAATGCTACTATCTGTCTTCAGAGATTGTTGAATTTTCCTGATGATACTAAACTTGCAAAGCTGTTGGCGAAGGCAAAATCCTTGCATGCCACCGCCAGAGATGCAAACAAGTTAAACCCTGTGCCAATTCAATCTGAGTTATATGACAGAAGGAAGTCAAACGTAACTAGGGGTCATAGCCTTTCTCTggattcttcttctccaaatacTCCTCTAACTGTGGTACCTGATAGCTACTGGGAAGAGAAATGGAGAGTTTTgcataaaaaagaagaaaataagcTGAGTGCTGGGGGAGATCAAGTTCCAAATCGCAGAAAAGGTTGGTCCGAAAGAGTAAGACTCCGCTTGTCTAGGACTGAATCCGATCCTTCCCcatcaaagaaaaatgaaagaaccAAAATTCCAAAGCCATTTGTGAGGAGAAGTTTGTTGGATGATCTTGCACGACAGCTCGGAGCAGATGAAGATACTAAAGAGGATACAGTGTCTGATGCTGATGTTGGCATCGGGGGTTCGGTGGATGTCAACAGAGAAGATGCAATTGATAAAAACTATGAGAGTTCATCAAGTTCTGCTGGGAGTGAAGACAATTCTTCCAATTTCTCAGAGCCTTCTGGTCCTATTCATAGAAGTAGTGATAATGAGAATGAAGTGGAAAGAAGTAGTGTTGCATCAGACTCATCAATGGATGAAAATGATGCTCGGATATGTGTTAATGGTCCTGAATGCTCCCCTCTGCCTGTCTCGAGTCACCAAGATGGTGCTCcatttgatgaaaatgaaactcaGACGTGTGTAGATAATCCTGAATGCTCCCATGTATCTGTCTCAAGCCACCATGACGACGGCTCATCAAACTCAGCAGGAAATGATGAGGCTGTAGGGAAATTAGCTACAGGGATAAAGGAGATTAAACATCTATCTGGGAAGTTTCAGTGGTTATGGAAGTTTGGAAGGAATGTAAACGAGGGCACATCTGTGAGAACTGTGCCTGAGGATGCAAAAGCTTGCGATAATGGAAGTGATCAGAacaattttgttgatatttccaCTGCCGATGGGTGTAACCGCGCATCTGAAACCAGCAAGGGGGAGACAGTGGACCAAAATTTGAGGGTTAGCTGGAAGAATATTGGTCAATCCATGATTGAGAACATTCAG GTGCTCGAGTCTGTGTTCCAGCAGGATCGTGGTGGTCAAGTTGGAGGGTCCTCGGAGAACTTGTCGAAGAATGGTCTTGTCGGTAAAGGACAAGTTACAGCCACGGCTGCACTCAAAGAGCTCAGAAAGATCAGCAATCTTCTCTCGGAGATGTGA